Proteins encoded together in one Streptomyces umbrinus window:
- a CDS encoding CocE/NonD family hydrolase, translated as MRYIENLPHTTRQEDHVRIPMPDGVHLSARVWRPVSSDDCPVPAILEYIPYRKGDLSSVRDSIHHPYIAGHGYACVRVDLRGTGDSEGLLTDEYLEVEQSDAEAVLDWLAAQPWCDGTTGMMGISWGAFAALQVAARRPASLRAIVISSFTDDRYSDDMHYMGGAMLSDNLAEAGTMFAYATCPPDPSAVGERWREMWHERLDTAQPWVLNWLRHQRRDSYWRHASVCEDYAAVRCPVLASSGWADGYSNAVTRLLAHLDVPRKGLIGPWSHKYPHLGEPGPAIGYLQEVVRWWDHWLKGADNGAMDGPMLRAWMQDSVPPSTSYEDRPGRWVGELTWPSRHVHDTAYALRSRHLTAEDQAPDDGKSQTLRSPLSVGQFAGKWASYNAPPDLPYDQREEDGGSLVYETEPLTDRLEILGAPRVELEVSANQPVAMVAARLSDVAPDGSATRVTYGVLNLTRRDSTDEPAPLEPGRRHRATLHLNGVAQAFPPGHRVRLSLSTSYWPLAWPPPRPALLTVYEQPCRLVLPVRPADEPDTSAPFEAPEGTAPITTTRVTPPEQRWEVSRDLVDYGAALNIVKDRGTVHFDAMDLDVGCRAHERYTSVADDVTSPAGEVTWTMSFRRKGWDVQVRTSTTLTCDAETFHVNATLDAYESGQRVASRTWNESVPRDAL; from the coding sequence ATGCGATACATCGAGAACCTCCCGCACACCACCAGGCAAGAGGACCACGTCAGGATCCCGATGCCGGACGGCGTCCACCTCTCGGCACGCGTCTGGCGCCCGGTGTCCTCGGACGACTGCCCCGTCCCGGCGATCCTGGAGTACATCCCGTACCGCAAGGGCGATCTGAGTTCGGTCCGGGACTCGATCCACCACCCCTACATCGCCGGGCACGGCTACGCGTGTGTCCGCGTCGACCTGCGTGGTACCGGTGACTCCGAGGGTCTACTCACCGACGAGTACCTGGAAGTCGAGCAGAGCGACGCGGAGGCGGTGCTCGACTGGCTGGCCGCGCAGCCCTGGTGTGACGGCACGACCGGGATGATGGGCATTTCCTGGGGCGCGTTCGCGGCGCTGCAAGTGGCCGCTCGGCGCCCCGCGAGTCTGCGGGCCATCGTCATCTCCTCGTTCACCGACGACCGTTACTCCGACGACATGCATTACATGGGCGGCGCGATGCTGTCCGACAACCTCGCCGAAGCGGGCACCATGTTCGCCTACGCAACGTGCCCGCCGGACCCGTCCGCGGTCGGCGAGCGCTGGCGCGAGATGTGGCACGAGCGTCTGGATACCGCCCAGCCGTGGGTCCTCAACTGGCTGCGGCACCAGCGCCGCGACAGCTACTGGCGGCACGCGTCGGTGTGCGAGGACTACGCCGCCGTACGCTGCCCCGTCCTCGCCTCCAGCGGCTGGGCCGACGGATACTCCAACGCGGTGACCCGTCTGCTCGCCCACCTGGACGTGCCGCGCAAGGGGCTGATCGGCCCCTGGTCCCACAAGTACCCGCACCTGGGCGAGCCCGGACCCGCCATCGGCTACCTCCAGGAAGTGGTGCGCTGGTGGGACCACTGGCTGAAGGGGGCCGACAACGGGGCGATGGACGGTCCAATGCTCCGGGCGTGGATGCAGGACAGTGTTCCGCCGTCCACCTCGTACGAGGATCGCCCCGGCCGGTGGGTCGGCGAACTCACCTGGCCCTCGCGGCACGTGCACGACACCGCGTATGCGCTGCGCTCCCGCCACCTCACCGCCGAGGACCAGGCCCCCGACGACGGGAAGAGCCAGACGCTGCGCTCTCCCCTGTCCGTGGGCCAGTTCGCCGGAAAGTGGGCCTCCTACAACGCCCCGCCGGACCTGCCCTACGACCAGCGCGAGGAGGACGGTGGCTCCCTGGTCTACGAGACCGAGCCCTTGACGGACAGGCTGGAGATCCTCGGAGCCCCACGCGTCGAACTCGAGGTGAGCGCGAACCAACCTGTGGCCATGGTGGCCGCCCGGCTGTCGGACGTGGCCCCGGACGGCAGCGCCACCCGGGTCACCTACGGCGTCCTCAACCTCACCCGCCGGGACAGCACGGACGAACCGGCGCCCTTGGAACCGGGCCGACGCCACCGGGCCACACTCCACCTGAACGGCGTGGCGCAGGCATTCCCGCCCGGCCACCGGGTACGGCTTTCCCTGTCCACGTCGTACTGGCCGTTGGCCTGGCCACCGCCACGGCCCGCGCTCCTTACGGTGTACGAGCAGCCGTGTCGCCTCGTCCTGCCGGTCCGCCCGGCTGACGAACCGGACACGTCGGCCCCCTTCGAGGCACCCGAGGGCACAGCCCCCATCACGACGACCCGAGTGACACCGCCCGAACAGCGCTGGGAGGTCAGCCGCGACCTGGTCGACTACGGCGCGGCGCTGAACATCGTCAAGGACCGTGGCACGGTCCACTTCGACGCGATGGACCTGGACGTCGGCTGCCGTGCCCACGAGCGGTACACCTCGGTCGCCGACGACGTCACCTCACCGGCCGGTGAGGTGACGTGGACCATGAGTTTCCGGCGCAAGGGCTGGGACGTACAGGTCCGCACGAGCACGACGTTGACCTGCGACGCCGAGACGTTCCACGTCAACGCCACGCTGGACGCCTACGAGAGCGGCCAACGCGTCGCCTCGCGCACCTGGAACGAGTCGGTCCCCAGGGACGCGCTGTAG